One stretch of Longimicrobium sp. DNA includes these proteins:
- a CDS encoding caspase family protein — protein sequence MAARGISLHIGVNHPDPKLFRELRPLRACENDAHAMEALAREQRFDTRWTLTGEAATEPQAKEKIRDAAGLVGSDGLFLLTFSGHGSRVADQDGDEGDGYDETWCLFDGELVDDDLFRLWGEFPRGARIVVLSDSCHSGTVIRTGERKDGAAARDRAPVLRGGQRREMPEARCRPPGVGRRFADGTVAEVGASVLLLSAALDSQTAADGPRYGAFTGALLEAWDGGGFTGTYGDLQARIYQGVRRRRLTQEPGLERAGVRNDDFEAQRPFTIEPPPAGIVRHG from the coding sequence ATGGCCGCTCGAGGCATCTCCCTGCACATCGGCGTGAACCACCCCGACCCGAAGCTCTTCCGCGAACTCCGCCCGCTGCGCGCGTGCGAGAACGACGCGCACGCGATGGAGGCGCTCGCCCGCGAGCAGCGGTTCGACACACGGTGGACCCTCACCGGCGAGGCGGCGACGGAACCGCAGGCGAAAGAGAAGATCCGCGACGCGGCGGGTCTGGTCGGGAGCGACGGGCTCTTCCTGCTCACCTTCTCCGGCCACGGGAGCCGCGTGGCCGACCAGGACGGCGACGAGGGCGACGGCTACGACGAGACGTGGTGCCTGTTCGACGGGGAGCTGGTGGACGACGACCTGTTCCGCCTCTGGGGCGAGTTTCCGCGTGGTGCGCGCATCGTCGTCCTCTCCGACAGCTGCCACAGCGGAACGGTGATCCGGACGGGCGAACGGAAGGACGGGGCGGCCGCGCGCGACCGCGCGCCCGTGCTCCGCGGCGGCCAGCGTCGGGAAATGCCCGAGGCCCGCTGCCGTCCACCCGGCGTGGGCCGGCGCTTCGCGGACGGGACGGTGGCGGAGGTCGGCGCGAGCGTGCTCCTTCTTTCCGCCGCGCTTGACAGCCAGACGGCGGCGGACGGCCCACGCTACGGCGCGTTCACCGGGGCGCTGCTGGAGGCGTGGGATGGAGGCGGTTTCACCGGGACGTACGGCGACCTGCAGGCCCGCATCTACCAGGGCGTGAGGCGGCGGCGTCTCACGCAGGAGCCGGGGCTGGAGCGGGCGGGGGTGCGCAACGACGACTTCGAGGCGCAGCGGCCCTTCACCATCGAGCCGCCGCCGGCCGGGATCGTGCGCCACGGGTGA
- a CDS encoding RNA polymerase sigma factor, producing the protein MPERQDDYSELLVSHLAWIDRVTAAIARRQGLSSDEADEFASWVKLKLIEDDYATLRKFRGESLITTYLTVVINRLYQDYRVSQLGRWRPSAAARRKGPVAISLERLVRRDRLTPLQAAETLRARGEPDLSDRDALKLLGELPSAERGRPRAVGDAPLATATSSERADGTLLEAEAQHERDAVWALLATAMEGLPEEDREIVKMRYWAGSTVADIARALRIEQKPLYRRLDRIHAHLRRSLEASGISKDRLPGLIDDDE; encoded by the coding sequence ATGCCCGAACGGCAGGACGACTACTCAGAGCTCCTCGTGAGCCACCTCGCCTGGATCGACCGGGTCACGGCCGCCATCGCCCGGCGGCAGGGGCTGAGCTCCGACGAGGCCGACGAGTTCGCGTCGTGGGTGAAGCTCAAGCTCATCGAGGACGACTACGCCACGCTGCGGAAGTTCCGGGGCGAAAGCCTGATCACCACCTATCTCACGGTCGTCATCAACCGGCTGTATCAGGACTACCGCGTGTCGCAGCTGGGGCGCTGGCGCCCGTCTGCGGCCGCGCGCCGCAAAGGCCCGGTGGCAATCAGCCTGGAACGGCTGGTGCGCCGCGACCGGCTCACACCGTTGCAGGCGGCCGAAACGCTGCGAGCGCGCGGCGAGCCGGACCTCTCCGACCGCGATGCCCTGAAGTTGCTGGGCGAGCTTCCGTCGGCGGAACGGGGCCGTCCCAGGGCCGTGGGCGATGCCCCGCTCGCGACGGCGACTTCGTCCGAGCGGGCCGACGGCACGCTGCTGGAGGCGGAAGCACAACACGAGCGCGACGCGGTCTGGGCGCTGCTCGCCACCGCGATGGAAGGGCTTCCCGAGGAGGACCGGGAGATCGTGAAGATGCGGTACTGGGCAGGCTCCACGGTTGCGGACATCGCGCGAGCGCTGCGCATCGAGCAGAAGCCGCTGTACCGCCGTCTCGACCGGATCCACGCGCACCTGAGACGTTCGCTCGAAGCCTCAGGAATCTCGAAGGACCGGCTTCCCGGGCTCATCGATGACGACGAATGA